One Triticum dicoccoides isolate Atlit2015 ecotype Zavitan chromosome 4B, WEW_v2.0, whole genome shotgun sequence genomic window carries:
- the LOC119295201 gene encoding probable serine/threonine-protein kinase At1g54610, with amino-acid sequence MKIHIQFLRSSGKALNVFIGRFCSKCTKQEDSATSKSQTTDGTCIHGLIAPSSKDELSAVPEVAGDDRNTEVPNVPLKEKPVLGFDPPRKPRARHRLKIWISTRHNGIIGRCGNKLDLGFFNGAKRLSAEHLNTGWPDWLVTVAPEAVQGWAPLQADSFERLSKIGQGTYSSVYKARDLRTAKIVALKKVRFVNTDPESVRFMAREICVLRKLNHPNVIKLEGIVTSPVSQNLYLVFEYMEHDLVGLAATPELKFTESQVKCLMQQILSGLDHCHSKGILHRDIKGSNLLIDGHGVLKIADFGLATFYDPESQQPLTSRVATLWYRPPELLLGATRYSAAVDMWSTGCIFGELLTAKPVMPGRTEVEQIHKIFKLCGSPSDEYWQKLEVPPTGMFKPLCQYKRCIAENFKDLPPSALVLLDNLLALEPEARGTAASSLQSDFFRTEPLACSPSDLPKCPPSKEYDARLRQEEARRQRRAESVRSGNENPRENHVAYGSIKPQRLQHTKTRFNSAHLNPKDDQLTLATEVQPLGFDPTWNKGGNNYMDHHEVPERKYKSGRLANSNISRTKGSDMFKPESTGVGNIMPASHNKEMEVKGPMVDYKGKSKIVNSSGPVATQDGNIEDMLREHERNVQEAVRKARCIKS; translated from the exons ATGAAGATACATATTCAATTCCTTCGATCAAGTGGAAAGGCACTAAATGTGTTTATAGGCCGCTTTTGTTCTAAATGCACTAAACAAGAAGATAGTGCCACCTCGAAAAGCCAGACCACTGATGGCACGTGTATACATGGGTTAATCGCACCGTCCAGCAAGGATGAATTGTCGGCTGTACCTGAAGTTGCTGGTGATGACAGAAATACAGAAGTGCCCAATGTCCCGTTGAAAGAGAAGCCAGTTCTCGGTTTTGACCCTCCTAGGAAGCCGAGGGCAAGACATAGACTCAAAATCTGGATCAGCACTCGGCACAATGGCATAATTGGACGATGCGGTAATAAACTGGATTTAGGTTTCTTCAATGGGGCGAAGCGGTTATCAGCTGAACATTTGAATACTGGATGGCCAGATTGGCTTGTGACTGTGGCACCTGAGGCAGTGCAAGGCTGGGCCCCACTGCAAGCTGATTCGTTTGAGAGATTAAGTAAG ATTGGACAAGGGACTTATAGTAGTGTTTACAAAGCTCGGGATCTTAGAACAGCCAAAATTGTTGCGCTCAAGAAGGTTCGGTTTGTCAATACAGATCCTGAAAGTGTGCGCTTTATGGCTAGAGAAATATGTGTTCTTCGGAAACTCAATCATCCCAATGTTATAAAGTTGGAAGGGATAGTAACATCTCCTGTTTCACAAAACCTATATCTCGTCTTTGAATACATGGAACATGACcttgttggccttgctgcaactccAGAACTCAAGTTCACCGAGTCACAG GTCAAGTGCTTGATGCAACAGATACTTAGTGGCCTTGATCATTGCCACAGCAAAGGAATTCTTCATCGTGACATAAAGGGCTCCAATCTCTTGATTGATGGCCATGGTGTTTTGAAGATTGCTGACTTTGGCTTAGCAACATTTTATGATCCTGAGAGTCAGCAACCACTGACAAGCCGTGTTGCAACATTGTGGTACAGACCACCGGAACTTCTGCTTGGTGCCACCAGGTACAGTGCTGCTGTGGATATGTGGAGTACAGGTTGCATTTTTGGGGAATTGCTGACTGCCAAGCCAGTCATGCCAGGCAGAACTGAG GTGGAGCAAATTCACAAGATTTTCAAGCTCTGTGGATCACCTTCTGACGAGTACTGGCAGAAATTGGAAGTGCCCCCAACAGGGATGTTCAAGCCCCTGTGCCAGTATAAGCGGTGCATTGCCGAGAATTTCAAAGATTTACCTCCATCAGCTCTAGTTCTTCTAGATAACTTGCTTGCATTAGAACCAGAAGCTCGTGGAACAGCTGCCTCGAGTCTTCAGAGTGAC tttttcagaaCAGAGCCACTTGCTTGCAGCCCTTCGGACTTACCAAAGTGTCCACCAAGCAAAGAATATGATGCTAGACTCCGACAAGAGGAAGCAAGAAG ACAAAGAAGGGCAGAATCTGTTCGATCAGGAAATGAGAATCCTAGAGAAAACCATGTTGCATATGGTTCTATTAAACCGCAG AGGCTTCAGCATACCAAAACAAGGTTCAATAGTGCACATCTCAATCCAAAGGATGATCAACTGACGTTGGCTACTGAGGTACAACCTCTAGGGTTTGATCCCACATGGAACAAGGGAGGTAACAATTATATGGACCATCACGAAGTACCTGAACGCAAATATAAATCTGGCCGATTGGCAAATTCCAACATTTCAAGGACAAAGGGCTCAGACATGTTTAAACCCGAATCAACTGGCGTAGGGAACATTATGCCTGCTTCTCACAACAAAGAGATGGAAGTAAAAGGCCCAATGGTG GACTACAAGGGTAAGAGCAAAATAGTCAATTCCTCTGGTCCAGTGGCTACTCAAGATGGGAACATAGAGGATATGCTCAGAGAACATGAGCGGAATGTTCAGGAAGCGGTGCGCAAAGCGCGCTGCATCAAGAGTTGA
- the LOC119295203 gene encoding glucuronoxylan 4-O-methyltransferase 2-like — protein sequence MTSPTLARKAKLKNHLVSAKAKLRQHVTLRRIVLVAAASAAAFILLLTVRTLSASHARSPGAASSTTSPPEAVRRNTQQQQGGCAKLPGPVAEALVHYATANATLPQTAAEVGVTARLLARRAPCNLLVFGGLSPDSALWAALNHGGRTAFLEEDAALIAEVGARHPGLGLESHQVAYQTTLADADELLGLRGSPDCTASPPKDHPLSPDHFEGSPCKLAMRGLPAAFYETEWDVIMVDAPTGWVPEAPGRVGGAIYMAGMAARARRPGNGETEVLVHDVDRTVEDSFSRAFLCAGYLEEEVGRLRRFAVPSHREKEGLPFCP from the coding sequence ATGACGAGCCCCACGCTCGCGCGCAAGGCCAAGCTCAAGAACCACCTCGTCTCCGCGAAGGCCAAGCTCCGGCAGCACGTCACCCTCCGCCGCATCGTCCTCGTCGCCGCCGCATCCGCCGCGGCCTTCATTCTCCTCCTCACCGTCCGCACCCTCTCCGCCTCGCACGCCAGATCACCAGGCGCCGCCTCGTCCACCACCTCCCCGCCCGAGGCCGTACGGCGCAACACGCAGCAGCAGCAGGGCGGGTGCGCGAAGCTGCCTGGGCCAGTCGCCGAGGCGCTGGTTCACTACGCGACCGCCAACGCGACGCTGCCGCAGACTGCGGCCGAGGTCGGGGTGACCGCGCGCCTGCTGGCGCGGCGCGCGCCGTGCAACCTCCTGGTGTTCGGCGGCCTCAGCCCCGACAGCGCGCTCTGGGCGGCGCTCAACCACGGCGGACGCACCGCCTTCCTCGAGGAGGACGCCGCCCTGATCGCCGAAGTTGGCGCTCGTCACCCGGGCCTCGGCCTCGAGTCCCACCAGGTCGCCTACCAGACCACGCTCGCCGACGCCGACGAGCTCCTCGGCCTCCGTGGCTCCCCGGACTGCACTGCCTCTCCGCCCAAGGATCATCCACTCTCGCCGGACCACTTCGAGGGATCCCCATGCAAGCTCGCCATGCGTGGGCTGCCGGCAGCGTTCTATGAGACGGAGTGGGACGTGATCATGGTGGACGCGCCTACGGGGTGGGTGCCAGAGGCGCCAGGGAGGGTGGGCGGCGCGATATACATGGCCGGAAtggcggcgcgggcgcggcggcCGGGAAATGGCGAGACGGAAGTGTTGGTGCACGACGTGGACAGAACGGTGGAGGACAGCTTCTCCAGGGCGTTCCTGTGCGCAGGCTACCTCGAGGAGGAGGTCGGCAGGCTCAGGCGCTTCGCCGTCCCGAGCCACAGGGAAAAGGAAGGCCTGCCATTTTGCCCTTGA